One genomic window of Sphingopyxis sp. OPL5 includes the following:
- a CDS encoding right-handed parallel beta-helix repeat-containing protein, translating to MPEYFMRASLTACASLLALPFATPAAAQVTRTWVSGVGDDVNPCSRAAPCKTFAGAVSKTAWGGEINCLDGGGFGAVTITKSIAIICDDTFNGVLVTGANAITVNAADYDVVFLSGFDFEGFGTGVNAVRFLGGGGLLIRNSTIRNFRGTNGFGINFTPTLPAARLVLDDVTIVGNGASSGVTGGVMIQPAVNASASFTIVNSRVTDNNRGGIRVDASADGASVKGMISSSVVSGNQIGLYVRSVTGGGNANVALIDTVVNGNSSSGVLSESGAATVSASRSTITDNGNGVRTMTGGNIVSFGDNVVAGNNNNGVFTVVVPKQ from the coding sequence CGCGACGCCGGCAGCGGCGCAGGTAACGCGGACATGGGTGTCGGGAGTTGGCGATGACGTCAACCCTTGCAGCCGCGCTGCGCCGTGCAAGACTTTTGCCGGGGCGGTTTCCAAGACTGCATGGGGCGGCGAGATCAACTGTCTCGACGGGGGCGGCTTTGGTGCGGTGACCATCACCAAAAGCATCGCAATCATATGTGACGACACATTCAATGGTGTGCTGGTGACGGGGGCGAATGCGATCACCGTGAACGCGGCCGACTATGATGTCGTTTTCTTAAGCGGCTTTGACTTTGAGGGTTTTGGAACGGGGGTCAACGCCGTTCGGTTCTTGGGCGGTGGCGGGCTGCTCATCCGCAATTCGACGATCCGCAACTTTCGCGGAACCAATGGATTCGGGATCAATTTCACACCAACCTTACCCGCCGCCCGGTTGGTGCTCGACGATGTTACCATTGTCGGCAACGGCGCGTCGAGCGGCGTGACGGGAGGGGTAATGATCCAGCCGGCAGTGAATGCCTCCGCCTCCTTCACCATTGTCAACAGCCGGGTGACCGACAATAATCGGGGCGGTATTCGCGTCGATGCTTCCGCTGACGGCGCGAGCGTCAAGGGGATGATTTCAAGCAGTGTCGTCTCTGGCAACCAGATTGGCCTTTATGTTCGGTCGGTAACTGGCGGCGGTAACGCAAATGTTGCGCTGATCGATACGGTCGTCAACGGCAACAGCAGCAGCGGCGTGCTGTCCGAGAGCGGTGCCGCCACAGTCAGCGCCAGTCGAAGCACGATCACTGACAATGGCAACGGTGTTCGGACGATGACGGGAGGAAACATCGTTAGCTTTGGCGACAACGTCGTGGCCGGTAACAACAATAATGGCGTTTTTACTGTCGTGGTACCAAAACAGTGA